The sequence TCTCGTTAAGTCTTGACCAGAAAACGCAAACCTTGCGCGTTGAGTGTGGCAAATTTGTAAGTAACATTAAAGGGGTTGATCCCGACGAGTTTCCGACCCTGCCGACGGTTAGCTCACGTGCACCATTAGTATCGTTATCCGCAGAGCTATGGCGCGAGGCGATTGAGCAGGTTGCCTTTGCTGCTGCTTCTGACGAATCGCGTCCGATTTTGACCGGTGTCCTAGTGCGTACCCGTGATCAGATATTGACCCTGGTCGCTGCCGATGGATTCCGGCTGGCGATGCGAACCATACAGTTGGCTACGCCAGTGTCACATGCGGTCGATTGTCTGATTCCGGCCCGCACGTTGAGCGAATTGGCTCGCATCATCGGGGATACAGACGGGGATGTGGCTATGGTCTACACACCGGGCAGCAGCCACGTCCTCTTCCATACAGAAAATGTTGAGGTTGTCTCTCGTTTAATTGAAGGAAGATTCCCTGATTTCGAGCGGATTATTCCTCAGCAATATCTGACTCGAATGGTACTCGACAGTGGTGAGTTGGCAAAAGCAGTCAAGCTGGCCTCATTCTTCGCTAGCAGTAGTCAGAATGTGGTCAAGCTAAAGATCGAGCCAGGCAATGAGGCAGGGCCAGGACGAGTGGTGCTCAGCGCCAATGCTGCTGAATTGGGCGATAACACCAGTGAACTCGATGGTAGTGTTACCGGTGAAGGTGGAGCAATTGCGCTGAACGTCAAGTTCCTGGCTGATGCAATTGGTGCAGTACGATCCAATCAGATTGCTTTTGAAATGCAAAGTGCGCAGAGTCCGGCAGTATTCAAACCAGTTGGTCATGATGGCTACATCCATATCGTCATGCCGATGAGCATGCGGTAAGGTAACGGTATCGCAGTATACCTGTATCAGGAGTGGACTGTGAGTGTGACTACGCTGATTATCGTGCATGCTGTCTCGTTGTTCCGAGATGGTCTGCGCCTTGCGCTATCAGCAAGACCCGAATTTACGGTGGTTGGTGAAGCCAGTAACGGTCAGCAAGCGATCCAATTGGTTGATCAGGCTGACCCTGATCTGGTACTGATGGATATTGATCTGCCGGGTGTGAATGGGCTTGAAGTAGCACGGGTGATTAAGCGTAGTCATCCTCATGTCGCAGTGGTATTGTTTGGCCCGGTGAATGATGGGGCATCAGTGGTAAAAGCGATTCGGGCCGGCGTTTCGGCGTGCGTACCACCAAATGTGGAGTTTGTCGATCTGCTTGAGACGCTACAGCAAGTACGGCGAGGGGAGTATCCGATTAACGATCTGGTGCTCTCTTCGCCGGAAGTGGCGGCAACCGTGTTGGAAGCATTTCGGCAGATGGTTGGTGATGACGAAATCCAGACCGTTTTTTCACCATTATCGACACGTGAACTCGAGGTGCTTGAGTTAGTGGCAAGCGGATACACGAATCGCGAGATAGCCGCTCGATTGGACATCAGCAATCAGACGGTCAAAAACCACATCTCGTCGATTTTGCGGAAACTGGCAGTGAATGATCGTACTCAGGCAGTTGTTTACGCACTTCGACGGGGTTGGATCAAAGTTATGTTGCCAGATGAGTGATGAAACATCTCTTGCCGGATCGGTTCAGCGCTCCATCCGGTCAATGTTCGGGTGGAGTACGAGGAGACGTTTGTGAGGCGTTTCCGTCTTGAGCGTGCTTTTCTGAGCGTCATTCTCCTGGGCGTCTTGCTAGCAGGATGTACGTTCGTTCCGGTTGGTGAAGACGAACAGATCGCGAATATTCAGACAATTGTTGCCGGTACACCATCGGCAACACCAACAGCGACGGCTACCGCAACGGCGACAGCGACCGCAACAGCGACGCCAACATTTGGGCCATCGCCAACTGCCACCGCAACGGCGACGGCAACGGCTACTCCCTTACCTCCTACACCAACGCCGAATCCGGCCCTGGCCGGGTTTGGCTACTGTACCCAAACCGTCGGTGTGCCGACCGGTCGCTTCTCAGCCACACTGCAAGAGCTACGAACGGTGGGAAATCCGGCATTCGAGCAACTTGATGTGCTCTTTGAATTAAGCCCTGGTTCGGCGCCACTGAGCGCAATGGTGAGCTGTCTGACGCTGGCCGATGCACGAATAGGAGCAGCTCCGTCTGCACTCGCGACACCGTATGTAGTGCGCATTGAGCTTTCCGGCTGGTTGCGTGACGATCGGTTTGCCGCTTCGTTACCGGCACAGACACTCACATTTACCACGACCCGTACCATCTCACAGGCAATCATACTGGTTGATCCCCAGGCAGATGTAGGGGCAACGATCTTACTTCCGCTCGCCGAACCGGTTCCGTTCCGGGTCACGTTGACCGACAATCGTCTGTCGATTGCCGTGGCGCGCACGCCAACTTTCGGTGTGGCGAGTGATACGTTACGAGTGCCGGCTGGCAGCTCTCCTGCGACGTTGGAACCATTGTTCTTCTTGTTCGATGGTGATGTCTGGAAACTCGATGCCAATACGACAGCGGTTGGTGAGGGGATGACGCGCCGCCTGGCAGGGGCCGTCAATCTGACCGCTTCGGCTGAAACCGAAACTCACCTTGCTGTCAGTCCAAATGGTGATTATCTGGCGTTCTGTCGATCTGAAGCAGGCCTTGATCCGGCTGATGCTGCGCTAGCTGTGCCGTCGACTCTCTGGTTGCTCCCGCTCGCCGGCGGTGAAGCACAACCATTGGCCCAGGTAGGGGTGAGTTGCGCCGATCCAGTGTTCAGTCCTGATGGTGCAACGATTGCGTTTGCAGTTGATGAAACCGGTGCGCTGCCAACGCAGTGGATGATCTACACGATTCCGGTGAGAGGCGGTGAACCGACCCGGATCGAGACGGTGTTCGATGAATGGAGTCGCTTTGCGCCACAATGGTTAAGTGGGAACCGCTTGTTGTACCGTGCAGAAGCGCCGGATGGGCGAAGTTCACTTTTCTTACGGCTGCCAACCGGTGAGGTACGTGATGTAGGAGCTGCACTCCTCACCGATGAGCGATTAGTTGTGCGGTATCGTGGTTTCGGAACATTGCTGGCCAGTCCTAACGGTGAGTATGTGGCGGTCGAAGCCTTGCGTGCCGATGACCCCGGCGCCGATCTGCTCATCCTCGATAACGCCGGTCAGCTTGTCGAGCGGATCGGTACCCAGCGCGTCACGTTACCACCACCTACACCAACACCCACTGCAAGTCCAACGGCGACACCGACACCAACGCCAACCGTGACACCAACCGGGACAGTTACCCCGCAGCCACCAACGGCAACGCCTACTGCGACTGCGCTACCGACGGCAACACCGGAAGGAATACCGCCCCAACCGATACGCGAAGGGCCTTTCTGGAGTCGTCCGTTAGGATGGGATGCTGAGGGACGCTTGCTGTACCTCACCACACTATGCGCCAGTGATCTGGTACAAGATTATCAGCTCTACCGCTGGCGCGGTCTCCGGCGCAGCGAGTTGTTGGCAACCGGACAGAGCACGGGAGGTATCGGATCGACTATCGTGCACAACCAACAATTGTTCTACGCCGCAGTAGCCGGTGCTGATCTTGGCCCACGTGGGCCACAGACGCAGAGCCAGCGTTACGCAACGGCCCTATGGGTTTGGGATGTAGAGCGTGGTGATCGGCAGATACTACTCGATCTGGTACGTGGCGTGCGCGCGCTGCGGTGAAGCGCGTGCGTGCAACAATAATGTCGGCGGGCAATGTTGTCCGGTCTGCGGTTGTGTTTGTGACAAGGATGGCGGAACAGAAGCCTGGTTGAGCACATTACGGCTGGCTCCCTCACCTTCCCCCCGACCCCCTTCCTCTCCCGCGCTGCGGACGAGGAAGGGGGAGGTGAGCGGAGCGATGGCGATCCTGCGCCTGTGTCTTGCAATGATGCCGAGGCCACCAACCAGATCACCCCGCTCCCGCAGTGCAGGAGCGGGGCTGGGGGTGAGGGCAGCTCCCTCACCTTCCCCCCGGCCCCCTTCCTCTCCCGCGCTGCGGGCGAGGAAGGGGGAGGAGAGCGGAGCGGTCGTCACTTGGGTTCTTTATTGCTCCCCTCCGACCTGCGGGCGAGGAAGGGGGAGGTGAGCGGAGCGGTCGTCACTTGGGTTCTTTATTGCTCCCCTCCGACCTGCGGACGAGGAAGGGGGAGGTGAGCGGAGCAGGGGTGATCCTGCGCCTGTGTCTTGCAACGATGCCGCGTCTACACACCACATCACCCCTCTCCCGCAGTGTGGGAGCGGGGCTGGGGGGTGAGGGCAGCTCCCTCACCTTCCCCCCGGCCCCCTTCCTCTCCCGCGCTGCGGACGAGGAAGGGGGAGGTGAGCGGAGCGATGGCGATCCTGCGCCTGTGTCTTGCAATGATGCCGAGGCCACCAACCAGATCACCCCGCTCCCGCAGTGCAGGAGCGGGGCTGGGGGTGAGGGCAGCTCCCTCACCTTCCCCCCGGCCCCCTTCCTCTCCCGCGCTGCGGACGAGGAAGGGGAGGTGAGCGGAGCGATGGCGATCCTGCGCCTGTGTCTGGCAACGATGCCGAGGCCACCAACCAGATCACCCCGCTCCCGCAGCGCAGGAGCGGGGCTGGGGGTGAGGGCAGCTCCCTCACCTTCCCCCCGGCCCCCTTCCTCTCCCGCGCTGCGGGCGAGGAAGGGGGAGGTGAGCGGAGTGGTCGTCACTTGGGTGCTTCATTGCTCCCCTCCGACCTGCGGGCGAGGAAGGGGGAGGTGAGCGGAGCGGTCGTCACTTGGGTGCTTCATCGCTCCCCTCCAACCTGCGGGCGAGGAAGGGGGAGGTGAGCGGAGCAGTGGCGATCCTGCGCCTGTGTCTTGCAATGATGCCGAGGCCACCAACCAGATCACCCCGCTCCCGCAGTGTGGGAGCGGGGCTGGGGGTGAGGGCAGCTCCCTCACCTTCCCCCCGGCCCCCTTCCTCTCCCGCGCTGCGGGCGAGGAAGGGGGAGGTGAGCGGAGCGGGGTGAACCTCGCTCTCCCAACCCGTTACGCGCAGCGTCTGGTGCTGCCCACTCGGCAGCAGGAACGTGCAGCGGATGGTGGAACAGAACGTTGGTCCCCAACGCAGTGGTTGCATGGGTACGGTACATTTCTGATAAGAAATTCGGGTTTTGATCCGGCTCTTAAAACGTGGAAAAGCCTCCTAACCAGCGTAGAAGCCTGGATCAAGTAACCGGAGATCGTTCTGATGTGCGATACCACT comes from Chloroflexus sp. Y-396-1 and encodes:
- the dnaN gene encoding DNA polymerase III subunit beta, translating into MKLVCMQEDLKRGLAAVGHAVATKSTLPVLANVLLATDEGRLKLTATNLEVGINRWINAQVVRDGAVAVPAKLLTDVVGGLPNDAVSLSLDQKTQTLRVECGKFVSNIKGVDPDEFPTLPTVSSRAPLVSLSAELWREAIEQVAFAAASDESRPILTGVLVRTRDQILTLVAADGFRLAMRTIQLATPVSHAVDCLIPARTLSELARIIGDTDGDVAMVYTPGSSHVLFHTENVEVVSRLIEGRFPDFERIIPQQYLTRMVLDSGELAKAVKLASFFASSSQNVVKLKIEPGNEAGPGRVVLSANAAELGDNTSELDGSVTGEGGAIALNVKFLADAIGAVRSNQIAFEMQSAQSPAVFKPVGHDGYIHIVMPMSMR
- a CDS encoding response regulator transcription factor, with translation MSVTTLIIVHAVSLFRDGLRLALSARPEFTVVGEASNGQQAIQLVDQADPDLVLMDIDLPGVNGLEVARVIKRSHPHVAVVLFGPVNDGASVVKAIRAGVSACVPPNVEFVDLLETLQQVRRGEYPINDLVLSSPEVAATVLEAFRQMVGDDEIQTVFSPLSTRELEVLELVASGYTNREIAARLDISNQTVKNHISSILRKLAVNDRTQAVVYALRRGWIKVMLPDE
- a CDS encoding PD40 domain-containing protein; translation: MRRFRLERAFLSVILLGVLLAGCTFVPVGEDEQIANIQTIVAGTPSATPTATATATATATATATPTFGPSPTATATATATATPLPPTPTPNPALAGFGYCTQTVGVPTGRFSATLQELRTVGNPAFEQLDVLFELSPGSAPLSAMVSCLTLADARIGAAPSALATPYVVRIELSGWLRDDRFAASLPAQTLTFTTTRTISQAIILVDPQADVGATILLPLAEPVPFRVTLTDNRLSIAVARTPTFGVASDTLRVPAGSSPATLEPLFFLFDGDVWKLDANTTAVGEGMTRRLAGAVNLTASAETETHLAVSPNGDYLAFCRSEAGLDPADAALAVPSTLWLLPLAGGEAQPLAQVGVSCADPVFSPDGATIAFAVDETGALPTQWMIYTIPVRGGEPTRIETVFDEWSRFAPQWLSGNRLLYRAEAPDGRSSLFLRLPTGEVRDVGAALLTDERLVVRYRGFGTLLASPNGEYVAVEALRADDPGADLLILDNAGQLVERIGTQRVTLPPPTPTPTASPTATPTPTPTVTPTGTVTPQPPTATPTATALPTATPEGIPPQPIREGPFWSRPLGWDAEGRLLYLTTLCASDLVQDYQLYRWRGLRRSELLATGQSTGGIGSTIVHNQQLFYAAVAGADLGPRGPQTQSQRYATALWVWDVERGDRQILLDLVRGVRALR